In Aegilops tauschii subsp. strangulata cultivar AL8/78 chromosome 3, Aet v6.0, whole genome shotgun sequence, one genomic interval encodes:
- the LOC141042627 gene encoding uncharacterized protein yields the protein MEEREWMYTGHPSMEGMTPEWRSKTNDFLELGFAGETPVRGIWCPCTECDNQTERDKITMSKHLGKYGFTPGYYRWIFHGEAEQSRAEVVRQRTGEYDTRIENPLDDIHRADPREDPNSEEPPESPKEYHAALFAAQKPLHAHTKFTQLDGIARLMALKANHNMSIICFNELLSVIASLLPKENILPKNMYESNKILGSLKMPKDPELYMTEKTAQYMRWAAEGKMYNTKKMQHPRDGEAWKKFVEIHKKTDDWKSVAVGITTDRFNPYGLMAAIYSCCRFLRLDHPYIQDAVHFQKGVIVDDPPPPIMTGAQLKDELDALEEKLDGKGFVGYGETHQWTHIPSLWRLPYFNDLLLPHNIDVMHTEKNIAEALLGTLLDTEKSKDNIEARIDQAKLCNRPKLNLVPRAKGNSWKKPPTPFTPSMPQRKEILQWIVNNLYFPDGYAANIMRGVNMATKRIGVLKSHDYHVWLERIMHVMIRGYVREDIWRVLAELSYFFYQLCAKELDY from the exons ATGGAAGAACGTGAGTGGATGTACACCGGACATCCCAGCATGGAGGGTATGACCCCTGAGTGGAGGTCGAAGACCAATGATTTCCTGGAATTAGGATTTGCTGGAGAAACGCCAGTTCGTGGAATTTGGTGCCCATGCACAGAGTGTGATAACCAGACTGAAAGAGATAAGATTACTATGAGTAAACACTTAGGCAAATATGGGTTTACGCCAGGCTATTACCGGTGGATCTTTCATGGTGAGGCAGAACAGTCCAGGGCGGAGGTCGTGCGACAACGCACCGGCGAATATGATACTCGGATTGAAAACCCGTTAGATGACATCCACCGTGCGGATCCGCGGGAGGACCCGAACTCCGAGGAGCCGCCGGAAAGCCCTAAAGAGTATCATGCAGCTTTGTTTGCGGCACAAAAACCCCTTCACGCCCATACAAAGTTTACTCAACTAGATGGCATTGCACGCCTAATGGCCCTGAAGGCAAACCATAACATGAGCATAATTTGCTTCAATGAGTTATTGTCAGTTATTGCTAGCCTGTTGCCTAAAGAAAATATATTGCCAAAGAACATGTACGAGTCGAACAAAATCCTCGGTTCACTTAAGATGCC AAAGGATCCAGAGCTTTATATGACCGAGAAAACTGCCCAATATATGAGATGGGCCGCCGAAGGGAAGATGTACAATACAAAAAAGATGCAACATCCACGGGATGGTGAAGCATGGAAGAAATTTGTTGAAATTCATAAGAAAACAGATGACTGGAAGAGTGTAGCTGTTGGGATAACAACCGACAGGTTCAATCCTTATGGTTTGATGGCTGCCATATACAGTTGTTGCCGA TTCCTTCGTCTTGATCACCCATACATACAAGACGCTGTGCACTTCCAAAAAGGTGTTATTGTTGATGACCCACCACCACCTATTATGACCGGTGCCCAGCTTAAGGATGAGTTAGATGCTCTCGAGGAAAAGCTCGATGGGAAAGGTTTTGTGGGATATGGAGAGACACACCAGTGGACTCACATTCCAAGCTTATGGAGGCTCCCTTACTTTAATGATCTTCTACTTCCACACAACATTGATGTaatgcacactgaaaagaatattGCGGAGGCCTTACTCGGCACGCTCCTCGACACCGAGAAGTCAAAGGATAACATTGAGGCTAGGATCGATCAAGCCAAACTATGCAACAGGCCAAAATTAAATTTGGTGCCTCGTGCAAAAGGTAATTCTTGGAAGAAGCCACCAACCCCTTTCACCCCTTCAATGCCCCAAAGGAAGGAAATTCTCCAATGGATTGTGAACAACTTGTACTTCCCTGATGGATATGCAGCTAATATCATGAGGGGAGTGAATATGGCTACAAAGCGAATAGGAGTCCTCAAGAGTCATGACTACCATGTATGGCTTGAGCGGATAATGCATGTGATGATTCGAGGGTATGTCAGAGAGGATATTTGGCGAGTGCTGGCGGAGTTGAGCTACTTCTTCTACCAGCTTTGTGCCAAAGAACTAGATTATTAA